From the genome of Colwellia psychrerythraea 34H, one region includes:
- a CDS encoding GntR family transcriptional regulator, with amino-acid sequence MTPQWDPEKPIYLQLYQQVVTRILDGYIKEGEALPSVRKVAAEYQLNPMTISKAYQMLQDEEVVEKQRGKGLFVMPGAQVLMLDRERESFLSHQWPEVLKQITRLKLSPEQLLTSSWDG; translated from the coding sequence ATGACACCTCAATGGGATCCAGAAAAACCAATCTACCTACAACTGTATCAGCAAGTAGTCACTCGTATATTGGATGGCTATATCAAAGAAGGAGAGGCTTTACCTTCTGTTAGAAAGGTAGCTGCTGAGTATCAGCTTAACCCAATGACTATTTCAAAGGCGTATCAAATGTTACAGGATGAAGAGGTTGTAGAAAAACAACGTGGTAAAGGTTTGTTTGTTATGCCTGGAGCACAAGTTTTGATGCTAGACAGAGAACGTGAAAGCTTCTTGTCACACCAGTGGCCAGAAGTATTAAAGCAAATCACTCGACTTAAACTCTCGCCAGAACAACTATTAACCAGCAGCTGGGACGGGTAA
- a CDS encoding ABC transporter ATP-binding protein, protein MNSLISVNNVSKSFGNKQVLSSVNFSVNAGQIVGLVGPNGAGKTTCLQAILGLTDFEGDISVLGHHPRKDRVNMLNDVAYIADVAILPKWLKVSQALSYMQDIHKNFNLEKAHEFLAKTNIALGDKVKALSKGMVAQLHLALILAIDAKVLILDEPTLGLDILTRRQFYNHLLEDFYNEDKCIVVTTHQIEEIEHILTDVAFIQDGRIVLAQSTEEIKQRFNIVAVANEQLPQADELNPLFKNSMMGLTTMLFDNQDKETLQGLGKVSIPSLADVFVGVMNKETC, encoded by the coding sequence ATGAACTCACTAATTTCAGTAAATAATGTCAGTAAATCATTTGGCAACAAGCAGGTGCTTTCGTCAGTGAACTTTTCTGTTAACGCAGGACAAATTGTTGGTTTGGTTGGACCTAACGGCGCAGGTAAAACTACCTGTTTACAAGCTATATTGGGCTTGACCGATTTTGAAGGTGATATCAGTGTTCTAGGTCATCATCCAAGAAAAGATCGCGTTAACATGTTAAATGATGTCGCTTATATTGCCGATGTAGCTATATTGCCTAAATGGTTAAAAGTTTCACAAGCCTTAAGCTATATGCAAGATATCCACAAGAATTTTAATCTAGAAAAAGCCCATGAATTTTTAGCAAAAACCAATATTGCGTTAGGCGATAAAGTTAAAGCTTTATCTAAAGGTATGGTGGCGCAATTGCATTTAGCGCTGATTCTGGCCATTGATGCCAAGGTGTTGATTTTAGATGAACCAACCCTAGGTTTGGATATTCTAACTCGTCGTCAGTTTTATAATCATTTATTAGAAGATTTTTATAACGAAGATAAATGTATTGTGGTTACTACTCATCAAATCGAAGAGATTGAACACATATTGACAGACGTTGCTTTTATTCAGGATGGGAGAATAGTATTGGCACAAAGTACTGAGGAGATAAAACAGCGCTTTAATATAGTGGCAGTAGCTAATGAACAGTTACCTCAAGCGGATGAACTGAATCCTTTATTTAAAAATAGCATGATGGGATTAACGACCATGTTATTTGATAATCAAGATAAAGAAACGTTACAAGGTTTAGGTAAAGTATCAATACCGAGCTTAGCCGATGTTTTTGTTGGTGTGATGAATAAGGAGACTTGTTAA
- the hemE gene encoding uroporphyrinogen decarboxylase translates to MTELKNDTYLRALLKQPVDYTPVWMMRQAGRYLPEYREVRKNAGDFMSVCKNAELACEVTIQPLRRFPLDAAILFSDILTIPDAMGLGLYFETGEGPKFERPITCKADVDKIAVPDPEDELGYVMNAVRTIRKELKGEVPLIGFSGSPWTLATYMIEGGSSKAFTKIKKMMFAEPQTLHLLLDKLADSVISYLNAQIAAGAQSVMVFDTWGGVLSPRDYNEFSLQYMAKIVDGLTRHNEGRQVPVTLFTKNGGMWLESIAATGCDAVGLDWTIDIENAKARVGDKVALQGNMDPSMLYAPLPRIEQEVSKILSGFGEGGTGHVFNLGHGIHPDVNPDHAGHFIESVHRLSKPYHK, encoded by the coding sequence GTGACAGAATTAAAAAATGATACCTATTTACGTGCGCTATTAAAGCAACCAGTAGATTACACGCCGGTATGGATGATGCGTCAAGCGGGTCGTTATTTACCAGAGTATCGTGAAGTACGTAAAAATGCCGGTGACTTTATGTCGGTATGTAAAAATGCTGAATTGGCTTGCGAAGTAACTATTCAACCATTACGTCGTTTCCCATTAGATGCTGCGATTTTGTTTAGTGATATTTTAACTATTCCTGATGCTATGGGTTTAGGTTTATATTTTGAAACAGGTGAGGGACCAAAATTTGAACGTCCTATTACATGTAAAGCGGATGTTGATAAAATTGCCGTACCTGATCCAGAAGATGAATTAGGTTATGTAATGAATGCCGTGCGTACTATTCGCAAAGAACTAAAAGGCGAAGTACCGCTGATTGGTTTTTCAGGTAGCCCTTGGACATTAGCAACCTACATGATTGAAGGTGGTAGTTCTAAAGCTTTCACTAAAATTAAAAAGATGATGTTTGCTGAGCCACAAACCTTACATTTGTTACTTGATAAGTTGGCTGACTCAGTCATTAGTTATTTAAATGCCCAAATTGCTGCAGGCGCGCAATCTGTAATGGTATTTGATACTTGGGGCGGCGTATTATCTCCACGTGATTATAATGAGTTTTCATTACAATATATGGCGAAAATCGTTGATGGTTTAACGCGTCATAATGAAGGTCGTCAAGTGCCAGTGACATTATTCACTAAAAATGGCGGTATGTGGTTAGAATCTATCGCGGCAACTGGTTGTGATGCAGTTGGCCTAGATTGGACCATTGATATTGAAAATGCAAAAGCACGTGTTGGTGATAAAGTTGCTCTACAAGGCAATATGGATCCATCAATGTTATATGCACCATTGCCACGTATTGAACAAGAAGTTTCAAAAATACTATCAGGCTTCGGTGAAGGTGGTACAGGTCACGTATTTAACTTAGGCCATGGTATACATCCAGATGTGAATCCTGATCATGCAGGTCACTTCATTGAATCAGTACACCGTTTAAGTAAGCCTTATCATAAATAA
- the metB gene encoding cystathionine gamma-synthase, with the protein MSITKKGNITTSAVRAGINTDQQHGAVVAPIYLSSTYSLKGFNNKRQFDYSRTGNPTRATFAGAIAELEQGSVGIVTSTGMAAVHLICQLLSTQDTVVIPHDCYGGSFRLFTHLAKRGQFKLIVVDQNDQQALDNALAHKPKLVLLESPSNPLLRLVDIEVVTKACHAVGALVAVDNTFLSPALQQPLTLGADIVFHSTTKYINGHSDVVGGVVVAKTEELGEQLAWWANCIGITGSAFDSFLALRGLKTLPVRMKQHQENALRVADFLKNHDAIDAIYFPGFPEHTGHHIAKKQQYGFGAMLSFEIKGDVEAVKKLFENLELFTLAQSLGGVESLISHPSTMTHAGMTIPDQLEAGITQSLVRISVGIEDIDDILADLAHGLTQSQL; encoded by the coding sequence ATGTCGATTACTAAAAAAGGTAATATTACCACTTCGGCAGTAAGAGCCGGTATTAATACCGACCAGCAGCATGGCGCTGTGGTTGCTCCTATTTACCTATCCAGTACCTATTCATTAAAGGGCTTTAATAACAAACGCCAATTTGATTATTCTCGTACGGGTAACCCAACACGAGCTACTTTTGCTGGCGCGATTGCAGAATTAGAGCAAGGCAGTGTTGGTATTGTTACCAGTACTGGCATGGCAGCAGTGCATTTAATTTGTCAGTTATTATCTACCCAAGACACGGTCGTCATTCCTCATGATTGTTATGGCGGTAGTTTTAGATTATTTACTCATTTAGCTAAACGTGGTCAATTCAAGCTTATTGTTGTGGATCAAAATGACCAACAAGCACTGGATAATGCGTTAGCACATAAGCCAAAATTGGTGTTACTTGAAAGCCCAAGTAATCCTTTATTACGTTTGGTAGATATTGAAGTAGTAACCAAAGCGTGTCACGCAGTAGGTGCATTAGTCGCGGTAGATAACACGTTTTTATCTCCAGCGCTGCAACAACCTCTTACGCTAGGCGCTGATATTGTTTTTCACTCAACCACTAAGTACATTAATGGTCATAGTGATGTAGTGGGCGGTGTTGTCGTTGCTAAAACCGAAGAGTTAGGTGAGCAGTTAGCGTGGTGGGCGAATTGTATTGGTATTACCGGCAGTGCCTTTGATAGTTTCCTCGCGTTACGTGGTTTAAAAACATTACCGGTGCGAATGAAGCAACACCAAGAAAATGCGCTACGAGTTGCTGATTTTTTAAAAAATCACGATGCTATTGATGCGATATATTTCCCAGGTTTTCCTGAACACACAGGTCATCATATTGCCAAAAAACAGCAGTATGGCTTTGGTGCAATGTTAAGCTTTGAAATAAAGGGTGACGTTGAAGCGGTTAAAAAATTATTTGAAAACCTCGAATTGTTCACCCTTGCACAATCATTAGGTGGTGTTGAAAGTCTGATCAGTCACCCATCAACTATGACGCATGCAGGTATGACAATCCCAGATCAGCTTGAAGCGGGGATTACTCAGTCTTTAGTACGTATATCTGTAGGCATTGAAGATATTGATGACATATTAGCTGATTTAGCACATGGTTTAACGCAGAGCCAACTGTAA
- a CDS encoding DUF2780 domain-containing protein, with protein MKLSIICLSASVALISLAGFTSFTASAIDLGTITKSSSEQLKTAAKDIGVPLETSAMIGYAAKQLNLSEATVAASFGSLLKVAQDNLSPENFSLISKAVPDAQSYVEKAPKVTKSSMSSLLSSAGEAGKKAESLDYLNSAFDKLGISSEQVPGLINSFSSYLDKSGYEGAASALKKGLSFL; from the coding sequence GTGAAATTATCAATTATATGCCTATCAGCCTCAGTTGCACTTATTAGTTTAGCTGGCTTTACCTCATTCACAGCCAGTGCCATCGACTTAGGCACCATTACTAAATCTTCATCTGAGCAGCTTAAAACGGCCGCTAAAGATATAGGTGTACCATTAGAAACAAGCGCTATGATCGGATATGCTGCGAAGCAATTAAATTTATCTGAAGCAACTGTAGCAGCTAGCTTTGGCTCACTTCTTAAAGTAGCGCAAGATAATTTATCCCCGGAAAACTTTTCTCTCATCAGCAAAGCTGTACCTGATGCACAAAGCTATGTAGAAAAAGCGCCGAAAGTAACTAAGTCTTCAATGAGTTCTTTATTATCAAGTGCTGGCGAAGCCGGTAAAAAAGCAGAGAGTTTAGATTACTTAAACTCAGCCTTTGACAAATTAGGCATTTCTAGTGAACAAGTACCTGGCTTAATCAATAGCTTTAGCAGTTATTTAGACAAGAGTGGTTATGAAGGCGCTGCATCAGCCTTAAAGAAGGGTTTAAGCTTCCTATAA
- the sodX gene encoding nickel-type superoxide dismutase maturation protease: MFGFHFCKVTGVSMSPLIPENSYIFVVPWLKIFNLKEGNLLKVFHPRYGYIVKSLAQVDRNGFFWLKGHHKTSVPIEKLGPVGKSQIQGKVLWVFPPT; the protein is encoded by the coding sequence ATGTTTGGTTTTCATTTTTGTAAAGTGACAGGGGTGAGCATGTCACCTCTTATTCCAGAGAACAGTTATATTTTTGTTGTGCCTTGGTTGAAAATATTTAACTTAAAAGAAGGTAATTTACTCAAGGTGTTTCACCCTCGCTATGGCTACATTGTTAAGTCATTGGCGCAAGTAGATAGAAATGGTTTTTTTTGGCTAAAGGGCCATCATAAAACTAGCGTGCCTATTGAGAAATTAGGCCCGGTGGGCAAATCACAAATACAAGGAAAAGTATTGTGGGTATTTCCGCCTACATAG
- the sodN gene encoding superoxide dismutase, Ni, which yields MLYDIIAKFDKKLHFPVVMAHCDIPCKIYDPIGAQISVLTIIRMVDLLNELKAKSSLTLDEQAEFLRLVNQKENHGIKVKEEISVIWGDYIKAPQLTQFPELHELVHNIMLASSQAKQHISKEAAQILLQQVNRFAEIFWATKKVATFSAICPYPPEESLIYPNLQG from the coding sequence ATGCTTTACGATATTATTGCTAAATTTGATAAAAAACTACACTTTCCAGTTGTTATGGCGCACTGCGACATTCCGTGCAAAATTTATGATCCTATCGGAGCACAAATTTCGGTACTGACTATCATTCGCATGGTGGACTTACTCAATGAATTAAAAGCCAAATCATCACTTACTTTAGATGAACAAGCAGAATTCTTAAGACTGGTAAATCAAAAAGAAAACCATGGTATCAAAGTGAAAGAAGAAATAAGCGTAATCTGGGGTGATTACATTAAAGCGCCACAATTAACGCAATTTCCAGAGTTACATGAATTAGTGCATAACATTATGTTAGCAAGTTCACAGGCAAAACAGCATATCAGTAAAGAGGCTGCGCAAATATTATTGCAGCAAGTAAACCGTTTTGCTGAGATCTTTTGGGCAACTAAGAAAGTCGCTACATTTAGCGCTATTTGTCCCTATCCACCTGAAGAATCCCTGATATATCCTAACTTACAGGGTTAA
- a CDS encoding bifunctional aspartate kinase/homoserine dehydrogenase II produces the protein MKQENTIVNKVNEDKAVSSNEIADIDFIAEVAAENKLAKHAIQVHKFGGSSLATPKCIKRALEIIRENCQLNDIVVVSANGKTTDRLFALYSLVERTIAEDTIQKSDELTQAIDELAKEQAQLITELLNANNTKQLLLRLHKDIEQLTTWLTADIVQHHNDVLALGEVWSARLLSALLNEQVCPSNSIDSRDFLVIDNEQSCVVDTALSAAQLRQRRQFGKLAVITGYISKDSRGKSCTLGRNGSDYSATIIASLVAAGNVTLWTDVDGIYSADPRVVPSARKLHRLPNGVAKELGRLGNPVLHAKTLLPLINPLSEHHTHLHVASSFDAQVIGTEIGKFGQIAKQELSVTYLNDLLLAQSVSFIGEAATRAKAEFSPICIDDQKGFMVITQGQQKALSDWLASHDVEITFKPVAIIATVGHRVAERGDIRARFKRSLKAAKPLNLVGSDNNHSVIAILPEPCSIELLNTVHHEMTKDARHIGLVVAGMGNIGERFLELLPAQLNKVYALENLHLVGLLSSKKALINNDGIDVNQATSLFAQEAQSYDHEQLISWLTQNPYDELIVVDITPSEDFSLLYEQMFALGVHVIGANKWAASSSTAHYNNLVNTADSHNSLWLGNTTVGAGLPINYAIDDLRQSGDSISELSGIFSGTLSWLFETYDGSSKFSELLLNALAQGITEPDPREDLSGRDVQRKLLILARKAGFELALDDIDCQNLVPEALQALSTSEFLARANELDEYFATALSEANRKGACIRYVARFQHNPETGISAKVSLEVLPQSDAFANLTPCDNIFQISSHWYQDNPLIIRGPGAGRDVTAGGLHSDLVKICQQLAHKQSQVKIKGIN, from the coding sequence ATGAAACAAGAGAATACGATTGTAAATAAGGTCAACGAAGATAAAGCAGTGTCTAGCAACGAAATTGCAGATATTGATTTTATTGCTGAAGTAGCTGCAGAAAATAAATTGGCTAAACATGCTATTCAAGTACATAAATTTGGTGGTAGTTCATTAGCAACGCCCAAATGTATTAAACGTGCGCTTGAAATTATCCGTGAAAATTGTCAGTTAAACGATATCGTTGTGGTCTCAGCTAATGGTAAAACAACTGACCGTTTATTTGCTCTCTATTCTCTGGTCGAACGAACCATCGCAGAAGATACAATACAAAAAAGTGATGAATTAACTCAAGCGATTGATGAGTTAGCGAAAGAGCAAGCGCAACTTATTACTGAATTATTGAATGCTAATAATACCAAGCAATTATTGCTTAGGTTGCATAAAGACATTGAGCAATTAACGACTTGGTTAACCGCGGATATTGTTCAGCATCACAATGATGTTTTAGCCTTAGGTGAAGTATGGTCAGCAAGATTGTTGTCGGCGTTACTTAATGAGCAAGTTTGCCCAAGTAATAGTATCGACTCTCGTGATTTTCTTGTTATCGATAATGAACAAAGTTGCGTAGTTGATACTGCGCTAAGTGCTGCACAATTAAGACAAAGACGTCAGTTTGGTAAGTTAGCGGTTATTACTGGTTATATCAGTAAAGATTCTCGTGGTAAAAGCTGTACCTTAGGCCGTAACGGTAGTGATTACTCCGCGACTATTATCGCGTCTTTAGTTGCCGCTGGAAATGTGACTCTATGGACAGATGTTGATGGTATTTACAGTGCCGATCCTCGTGTTGTTCCTAGCGCTAGAAAATTACATCGTTTACCCAATGGCGTCGCAAAAGAACTAGGCCGCTTGGGTAACCCCGTTTTGCATGCTAAAACCTTATTACCATTGATTAACCCATTAAGTGAGCATCATACCCATCTGCATGTCGCTAGTAGTTTTGATGCCCAAGTCATCGGCACTGAAATTGGTAAGTTTGGTCAGATTGCTAAGCAAGAGTTATCTGTAACCTACCTTAATGATTTATTGCTAGCGCAATCGGTGAGCTTTATAGGTGAAGCTGCAACTAGGGCGAAGGCTGAGTTTTCCCCTATCTGTATAGATGACCAAAAGGGCTTTATGGTCATCACACAAGGACAACAAAAAGCCTTGAGTGATTGGTTGGCGAGTCATGATGTTGAAATTACTTTTAAGCCGGTTGCTATTATCGCAACCGTTGGCCATCGCGTAGCTGAACGTGGTGATATCAGGGCGCGCTTTAAACGCTCATTAAAAGCCGCTAAACCATTGAACTTGGTTGGTAGTGATAATAATCATAGCGTGATTGCTATTTTACCTGAACCTTGTTCAATTGAGCTCTTAAATACAGTGCACCATGAGATGACAAAAGATGCTCGTCATATTGGCTTAGTTGTTGCGGGTATGGGCAATATAGGCGAACGTTTTTTAGAATTATTACCCGCGCAGCTTAATAAAGTATACGCGTTAGAGAATTTACATTTAGTTGGTTTGCTTTCATCGAAAAAAGCGTTAATTAACAATGATGGTATTGATGTAAACCAAGCAACTTCATTGTTTGCTCAAGAAGCCCAAAGCTATGATCACGAACAGCTTATTTCTTGGTTGACCCAAAATCCATACGATGAGTTAATTGTGGTAGACATCACGCCTAGCGAAGATTTTAGTTTATTGTATGAACAGATGTTTGCTCTAGGTGTACATGTGATTGGTGCCAATAAGTGGGCTGCTTCAAGCAGTACAGCTCATTATAATAATTTAGTCAATACTGCGGATAGTCATAATAGTTTATGGTTAGGCAATACTACGGTAGGTGCGGGTTTACCAATCAATTATGCTATTGATGACTTGCGTCAAAGTGGCGATAGCATCAGTGAGTTATCAGGTATATTTTCAGGTACGCTCTCGTGGTTATTTGAAACCTATGATGGCAGTTCAAAGTTTTCAGAGCTGTTATTAAATGCTTTGGCACAAGGCATTACCGAGCCTGATCCTCGAGAAGATTTATCAGGTAGAGATGTACAGCGTAAGTTACTCATTTTAGCGCGAAAAGCGGGTTTTGAATTAGCATTAGATGATATTGATTGTCAAAACTTAGTGCCAGAAGCATTACAAGCTTTATCAACTAGTGAATTCTTAGCCAGAGCTAATGAGCTAGATGAGTATTTTGCTACCGCGTTATCTGAAGCGAATCGTAAAGGTGCGTGCATTCGCTATGTTGCTCGTTTTCAGCATAATCCAGAAACAGGTATTAGTGCAAAAGTCAGTTTAGAAGTGCTGCCGCAAAGTGATGCTTTTGCCAACCTAACCCCTTGTGACAATATTTTTCAAATCAGTAGTCATTGGTATCAAGATAACCCTTTGATTATTCGTGGTCCCGGTGCTGGACGTGACGTCACGGCTGGCGGTTTACACTCAGATCTCGTTAAGATTTGTCAGCAGCTTGCTCATAAACAAAGTCAAGTGAAGATAAAGGGCATTAACTAG
- the metJ gene encoding met regulon transcriptional regulator MetJ, with translation MAQWNEEYINPYAEHGKKSEQVKKITVSIPLRVLKVLTDERTRRQVNNLRHATNSELLCEAFLHAFTGQPLPDDEDLAKDNNEKLPASVRRLLEAKGITDFSAYEVEDE, from the coding sequence ATGGCTCAGTGGAATGAAGAGTATATAAATCCCTATGCCGAACACGGTAAAAAGAGCGAGCAAGTAAAGAAAATTACCGTTTCTATTCCTTTGCGCGTCTTAAAAGTGTTGACAGATGAACGTACTAGACGCCAAGTAAATAACCTTCGCCATGCTACAAATAGTGAATTGTTATGTGAAGCGTTCTTACATGCATTTACTGGGCAACCCCTGCCTGATGATGAAGATTTAGCAAAAGATAATAATGAGAAGTTACCTGCAAGTGTCAGACGCTTGCTTGAAGCAAAGGGAATTACTGACTTTAGTGCTTACGAAGTTGAGGATGAATAA
- a CDS encoding sensor domain-containing diguanylate cyclase produces MSKEKNINNADDTIKDQILASIDSFIYTKDLSGKYTYANQAVLDLFEKNLADVIGFDDTHFFDLALSKQLKANDRMVMDQVIRIENEESNFIRAKNETRIFKVVKKPLFDHLGNVNGICGISTDITVEKQLQEQVNEQSYLLETMLNNIDAHIYVKDCERTFLYVNNRVAELFGDKAENIIGKKDTDILPKEIAEHFYQSDKQVFETNQKQVIEETTHGENGDNCHYISTKVPFDRPDKLPALIGFSTDVTELFKLKEEFKLLANTDPLTNLYNRRFFIEQAEKEYQRAKRYSLSMTLISIDIDHFKSINDQFGHPAGDQVLIEIAKQLKASLRQTDILARIGGEEFSILLPETSAMSAMTFAERIKEEQSRLIITGDWQGEINLSVSIGVSSLIASDKAFDVLFSRADKALYQAKNTGRNTVCYL; encoded by the coding sequence TTGAGTAAAGAAAAAAACATAAACAACGCTGATGACACCATTAAAGATCAGATATTAGCCAGTATCGATTCCTTTATATATACCAAAGATTTATCGGGAAAATACACCTATGCAAACCAAGCGGTTTTAGATTTATTTGAAAAAAACTTAGCAGATGTTATTGGTTTTGATGATACTCACTTTTTTGATTTAGCTTTATCTAAACAATTAAAAGCAAACGATCGTATGGTGATGGATCAAGTAATCCGCATTGAAAATGAAGAAAGTAACTTTATCAGAGCGAAAAATGAAACCCGTATATTTAAAGTGGTCAAAAAACCACTTTTTGACCATTTAGGTAATGTAAACGGCATTTGTGGTATATCGACAGACATCACAGTAGAAAAACAACTACAAGAACAAGTCAATGAACAAAGTTACTTACTTGAGACCATGCTTAATAATATAGATGCCCATATTTATGTTAAAGACTGTGAACGTACCTTTTTATATGTGAATAATCGCGTTGCCGAGTTATTTGGCGATAAGGCCGAGAACATCATAGGTAAAAAAGATACTGATATTTTACCCAAAGAAATTGCCGAACATTTTTACCAATCAGATAAGCAGGTTTTTGAAACCAATCAAAAACAGGTCATTGAAGAAACGACTCATGGTGAAAATGGTGATAACTGTCACTACATCAGCACTAAAGTCCCCTTTGATCGGCCAGATAAATTACCCGCATTAATCGGTTTTTCAACTGATGTGACCGAACTATTCAAACTTAAAGAAGAATTTAAACTACTTGCCAATACTGACCCATTAACCAATTTATATAATCGACGCTTTTTCATTGAGCAAGCAGAAAAAGAGTATCAACGTGCAAAACGCTATTCATTGTCTATGACACTGATCTCCATTGATATTGATCATTTCAAAAGCATCAACGACCAATTTGGTCACCCTGCGGGTGACCAAGTATTAATAGAAATTGCTAAGCAATTAAAAGCGAGTTTACGGCAAACAGATATTCTAGCGCGCATCGGTGGTGAGGAGTTTTCTATTCTGTTACCTGAAACCTCGGCGATGTCAGCCATGACTTTTGCAGAGCGTATTAAAGAAGAACAAAGCAGGTTAATCATTACTGGTGATTGGCAGGGAGAAATAAACCTTTCGGTGAGTATCGGTGTTTCAAGTCTTATCGCCAGCGACAAGGCCTTTGATGTGTTATTTTCTCGTGCAGACAAAGCCTTATATCAAGCTAAGAATACCGGTAGGAATACCGTTTGTTATCTATAA